The genome window TGCCCATCATAAAAATCTCAGCTGGGAGGACTGAGCTCCCCAGATCTCTAGGGAGTCTTCCTCTGTTTGGGGCAGACAGCTCAACCCTTCTTCACTGCCTGCCACCGAGACCCAGCAGGTGACAGATGCCAGCTGAAAGAGCAGAGAATTTGAAGGGTCAAATTTGGGCTCCTTCTCTTAACTGTATGACTTTTGTCAAATCTCTTAAgtcttctccccccaccaccaagtaagctctaggcccaacgtggggctttaactcctgaccctgagatcaagagtcccatgctctaccaactgagccagccaggtgccccaagtctccTAAGCCTTCTGAGACTTAGTCTTTCCCACGTGTAAAGTGAGGATTTGGCAATCATGTCAAAGTactttgtacatttaaaaaaaaaaaaaaaaaaacctatggatAGGTGAACCCATGGGTATTGAACTTGGCCTTGTTCAATATTTAGCTAAGGGGATATACACTTTAGGGTCAGTGCCAAGAGAGAAGAGCTGTAGCAACTGTCCTGTCTGAAGAAAACATTACGTTTTTTCATAAAGTGGCAACAAGGTTATGTTCTGACCACTTGGGGGCACTCCAGACTCCAGATTCCTGGGCCCTAGGCTGTTGAGAGGGAGTCAGGGAGAAGCTGGGAAAACCAAGAGGACAGTCTACTGACTGGAACCACCAATGCCCCTAACCCCAGCCACCAAGCTTgtggtgctggggtgggggagacagcgGAGAGGCGTTTGCATGCCGCTGCCACCTTTGTAGCTATGTCTTGTGGGCACACCCCTTGTCCTCTCTGGCTTGCTGGCCTTCCTACAGTGACACAGCCTTTCCAGCTGACCTTCTGTCCAGCTTTGCCATTGGGCCATCCAGTACTTTCGGATGCTGCCCAGCAGATGCTTATGATCCTACCAGGAATGTTCCTCCTGCCCGAGGCACACTATTGCCCCTGCTCTCCTGGACTAACTCCCTTTGCGATGACTCCCTAAGCTTGGCTAGGCTTGTGGATCTCCGTCAAAGCAAGCAGGGGAGGCCAGCAGAACTGGGGGTCTACTACAGATACTGAGAAAGGGGTGCTGGACTTGGGATCTTCCAGACCACGGCTTTTCTGCACCTTTTTGCCTCGGGGCCTGTCTTTGATCTGGAATTACATACTAGGGCAAAGAGGGGGTGCAGAGCACAGACGCTTCAGTCCACAAGCCTTTGTGTGGAATCTGACTGGAGGGAAAGCGGACAAACTGGGATTCGGGTGGCTGTGACACTGATAAACAAgtctctttgcttttccaagTCTCCGTGTCCCCATGGATCAAATGGGAGGAATACTCTATTTCACAGGGTTAAGCCAGACGAATGGATGTGAAATTGCTTTGTGAACTGTGAGGTACTAGATGTTAGTTTTTACTTACTGGTATAGAAAGAACAAAAGTAATTAGGTCATTCCTAGGTCTCCTTTTTACCTCCTCTCTGTGGTTCTAGCCAGCTCACCTAGACGCAGCAGGGTTCAGAGAAGCCTATTAAGACACTAGCATTCTGCTCACACTGACAAGTTCCCTTTCCTTCTAGAagcagtttcctcatttgttcaATGGGTGCAAGAACTCCGACCCGCCTCTTTCTCAGGGCCAGTAAAATAAATGCTGGGAAGCACTCTGAAATCTATGGTGCACCTGACAAACACAGAGGTTTCCTATTATTATCATTAGTAGTATTTTGGCATTTTCCATACACAAATGACATAATCTAGAACAACCTTCACCCACCCTTACAAAACCAGAGAGTAGGAGGAGGTATTTGCAAAAAATGGATTAACACTGGAAAactgttgttttaaaatgaaacccCATCAGCACCCTAGAACAGACCATTTAGAATAGCTAGGTTTCTCCTTACTGGTCCTGCAGTTTCCTGGAAGGCCAAGAAGGTAGGTCCCCCAATTCCTGGCTCTCAGTTGGATGCTGATGGGCTCTGCCCTCCTGGGAATGGCCAGACAGCCTCTGAGGTCCTTCTGGCTCAAGTTTCCtgaattttttcctcctttaaggGAGACATGGGAGGTACAGGTAGGAGTATGTCCAAGTAtgcatgaatttaaaatgaaaagggttATTTAGAAGTCCCAAATGCTATCAATGATCCCATTTTGTACAATAAAATGTTCCTGCACCCCTCCATCCCCAAAGGGGCTGCTGGCCCAGCCAGAAGCCGGGTACAGGGGACAGTTCTGGGACAGTGGGCTCCAGGCTGAGACTAGCCATGATTCCTGACTCAGAAGTTCCTCTTCTCCCATGAGAGCCCCTGTTTCCTGGGTCTCATCCTTGTCCTCCTCTCTTCTCAGGATGAGGGGCTACTGTTCTAAAAGCATAGATTCTCCTTTTCAGCCAGCCCACTTGCTCCTTCTAGGACTGGAGTCCGGTATAGAATGAAAGTTCCAGATGTCTTCCCAGAATTTCCGAATGCTATTTCCTCATTTGCAATTTCTGTTCCTGCCATCTGCCCCCATGTGACCTCTGCCCAGTCTTCAACCCCCTCCTTTGGAATCCATGGAGGAAAAGAGCagaaaccaaagcccagagacTGTTCCAGAGTTCACCAGGTGTGGGGGCTGCTGACTTAATTTTTACAAAACGAAGCTAATCCATCCCTAGGTAAAGTTTTGTGGGTAACATGCCCCTAGGTAGGAAGGCTGCATTTAATGCTAATTTACTGCAAGATCTAGGGAagtcctttcattttctctgggcctcagcttcctcatcaaTCAAACAGGGGAATGGATGAGATGATTGCTAAGGTCCCTTCAGTTCCATGAGTCTATGAAATGTTTATTGCTATTGCTTTTCCTTCACTATCCTGACCTTCAGAGCTGCCAGCACCCACCTGGAATGTGGTTCCTTCACTTTGGCCGTGAATGGCACAAGGTAACCAAGAGCCCTATGGACAGACTGGTGAGCCCTGGCACCGGGAAGGGCAGAGAGTAGGGAGAGAAGTGCCACAGGTTCCCACTCTAATCAGGAGGAAGCGTCTTATCAGAGTGGGTCCACGTGGGCTCAGGGGCCAAGGTCTGGATTACATAGGGCACCTGGCCTTCCAAGGCTTTGGGAGGCTGAGATACCATCTCCCTGCAGCTGCTTGGCAGGTCTGAGGTCAAAATTACCTTTTGAGGAAGTGCCAGGTCAGTTAACAACACTGTGCAAATCAGAGGGTCCAGGCCCAGACAATTTGGCCAGAGACCTTACAAAACCAAAGCCAGCAGGCAAGcacctctcttccctctttccctcccacagtgccccccccccccccccccctcaaggTCTCCCAAAGAAAGAATCTGGTTTTCCCAGGTTCTCACCTGGGGTATtaagctgctatgaacactccTACCTAATCAGGTGGTTCTGTTCTTGGTCTGTTGCGATGGTTCTCAGAAGACTTTCCTTTGCATTAGGACATGGCCATGTCCTCAAATAATCTTgcttaggaaaaataaatgaacttgcTCAATAGCTCTGAGTTTCTACCCTGGACCCGAGGGCCACATGTGTTATGCTCGTCAAAGGAAATCACACCTTCAGCTGAACCATTGCAATAaaccccactctctgcctgccactagaCTGGGGTCCCCAGGGACCAGATgcttggggaaggagagaagagcaaAGAGGATGTGCCTGGTCAAGAGGAGGGGATAGACCTGGAAGGGTAGCGGCTAAGAAGGggacagtggggagaggcaggagattAGAAAAAGCAGCTtttacaaaaaccaaaaataaaaccaaaaccgtTAAAGATGCATAAAGTGACCCTTGCACTTCCGTTGTCTCTTCTTGCAAATAGAGGTGGTGCTGCTAGGAGACTGCTCCAGCACCTGTGTAAGACTTGAGTAGTTGCATACAATGTGTGACTCCAGAtctgaggaaggaaggggagagccATTAGTGACAATGATATTCCTGAGGCCACTTCAGGAAGCCGCTGGATCCCATCCTGTGCCCTACAAGGAGCCCTTTGTGCCTTCCTGGTGGAGCTGCTTGCTTCTCATCCAGTACCAAGagctcctggaggaggtggagggcaggggagatcaggagagagggcagaggattTAACAGTGACATCCCTGGAGCCCTGAGGTTCACTGGCTCTGCCTTGGGAGCtgtggtgagggtgggggtggggtgcggtcTGGAAGGAAGCTGGTGGGTGAGGGGCAGTGGCCCAAAGTCTCTCTCTGATTAAGCTAAGGCTTCATCTGAACAATGAAGCTCAGAGTTAAAGGAAGTCTTAAGACTAGAGTACTAGAGGACTGGAGTCCTCCTAGTTTAGGTGTATTGAACTAtgtatttatctgtaaaatagagctAAAAATCCTCATTCAGAGAGCTACCATAATAAGGATTATGACATAACATATGTAAAGTTTATCTAGAATACATGCAAAGTCACAGCTGTCCTTGACAGTGGTATTACTGAACATGGAACAGGAAAGCAGCTGGTGACTGTCACTGGCCCCTGCAGACACCTGTGCTGTAGACCAGGCCAGGGGCTTTGCTAGGGGCAATCCTGGTATTTGGTCACCCTCCTACTTCTCCCAGCCCAGACCCCACTCACTTGGATGGGCTGCAGGCTTTACCAGTGCGGGGGCACATAGCTGTACGCAGGGGTCCCTTGGGCCCTGTATGTTGGCATGGAGACGGGGTGTGCCCCGATCGCGGTGTGCTGGGGTGCAGTCAGCAGGGTACCTGAGTATCCAAAGAGAAGAGTAAACCCAATGAGGccatcccagggcactgggatgaTGAGGATGAAGTCATGGCCTTTCGTATAGCTGCTCCCCAACCTGGGCCCCCACCTCCCGACCTGCTCATGAACTgctgcccacccctcccaccttGCCAGGCTTCATCTCCTTAGGGTAAGTTTTGCTGATGCTCCAGGACAGAGTCAATCATCCGTCTTCAGTGGCTTCCTTTTACTCTTCTTTGTATGCTCCTCCTATTCTACCGAGTGGAAACTGTTGGTTTATATGGTTGTATTTACCCCTAGCCCTGCTGTTGCTAAAGGCGGGGCTCTTATCTGTCAATAACTGGTCCCCAGGACCAGAACAAGGCTGGCACCAAGCAGATAATCAATAGCTTACTGACCTGATCTGGGGAAAGAGGCCTCAACAACCCCTTACATTAGGGGCAGAATAAAATCCCAGCTCTCACCTCCCATCCATTAGACCCCTGGTACTCTCTTCCCTTAAGTGATTGTTTAAAGGCTGGGTCTcaaggcacctggatggctcagctggttaagctgctgcctttggctcaggtcatgatcccagggacttgggatcaagccccatattgggctcacagctcagcagagagcctgcttctccctctccctctgcctgcttatactctatctctgtgtcaaataaataaaaaccttaaaaaaaaaaaaaaaaaagctgggtcTCTAAAGGTTATTCATGGCCCTCTTGACATCTCATGCTCTTCTTCTGAATGTCAGCACATCCAGAGACTTCCCTGCTATTCCTGGGGTATTTCTACCCAATCCACAAGATTCCAGATGGACAGAGCTCTGGTGTGATTTCTGAAGTAAGCCAGAAATGGAGAAGGGGCACTCCGTGCCTTACAATCAATTACAGGACAGGGTCTTGAGCTCCTGCCTGCTAAATAACATTGCCTCATGCCCTCCTTTCTGGAACCAGAGTCCAAATACCACCATCCTTCCTCTGAACTATAGCCATCCCACTGAACTACCTACTTCTAGCCTCTACCATCTGACCACACCTCCACCCTGCAGCCAGAGAGTGTTTAAACCAAACCCATCTCCCCCCTGCTTAAACCCCTTTGCTAGCTCCCCTATTCCCTAAAGGAATTTGGGTCTCTCCACTGTGGCTTTACTGACTGCTCCCGCTGCCCCTATTTTTTAAGGGATCTTGGACCATTTCCATTCTGTGAACACACTGTGCTCATGTTCTTTccactgcttttccctcttccattcctCTGGTTAGCTTCTGTTACCCCTGTAAGACCAAGCTCAATATGTCCTTCTCAGTGAAATCTTCCTCGTCTCTGTAGACAGGGCTCCCAGAACAATTTCTCATGCTATGCTACACTTGATTCCATGATGGTGTTCTCTGGTCTGTCATGAGTTTCGGGAGAAGGGGGACAGTGAAACAGATGCTACCATCACCTGCTGACATTGCCATGGTGGTGCCGGCCACCATGCCCATGGCCACACCATTGGTCCTGGGGGCAGCAACAGGCGCCGGGTAGATGGCAGAGGGAATGCTGTTGGGCTGGACAACCGTGGTGTGGTGGATGACGTGGGGCTGAGCAGCATACACCGGCTGTGTGTAGTAGGCtccctgggggaaaaaaggctGAGGTCATACAGGCTTTTGGAGACGTGGGGTAAGAtatggagagaggaggaaggaggggagaccTTTCTTCCCAGACCCTATGAGATGGGCTCAGAGGAGCACAGTCCCAGGAACTCAAAGTATGGGCCCCAGTGGGACTCTGCGTCTGTCTTACTACATGACTACGGACAGTTCGGTATCAGGCTCAGCTTCTCGTATGAAAAATAAGGCTCCAACCCTGTCCTGCCTTGCTCCTAGGGCTGTTATGATGATCTGATGGGGTAAGAGccctgattttaatattttaaaatgtatgtatcttATTGCAGTGTGCTTCTACAAGCTGCCTAAAATATAAAGGCAGGAACTATATAGCCCATGAGGAAAGATATGGATGGGGCTGGTGAATTCAGACCACTGTATGCATGCACATGAAGCATTACTAGTGGGACGGTCACACTGGTGTGAGTCCTGCCATCTCACCTATTGGAAACTGTCACAAATTCAAAGCATTTCCTCAGATGTCTCTTACTATTTCCCTAGGCAAAGAGGTAAGGATGGAGACAGAGGTCTGAAGTGACTTCCCACTGCCTAGATCACATGGCTGCTTCCTGCTGCCACAGCCCACAGTCCTACTGACCTTTGTGGGGAGTAGACACAGGCCCCTGGATCGTCTTAATCCCGAGCTTCTCAAATGCCTCTACTAACTTCTGACAGGGGCCGCAGAATATGGGTTTATAATCCCAGAGGTCTGAGAACATAGTGCAAAGCAGCTTAccacaaacaagaaaaatccaTCTCAGGCCTGTTGTCTTATCTTTCAAAAGTTTCCCATTCTACTCTACAACGTAGCTGTTTTCTAAAGTGTTCTCACTACTTGAAACCTCACAAAGAATGGTGACCCCAGAAAACTGTGCCATGTGCATACTGGACTCACATAGTCCCTATCATAGCATCCCCTCAGAGTATACACTTTGAAGGAGCCCAGATGGGgacatggaggcacagagagagagagagagtaacttactcaagatcacacagtgaaCTGGTAATAGAGCCTGAGCCCTTACCTCCTCCCTGTTTAGATCATGGACTTTATCAAGGAAGGGTAGatgtgggggttagggagagaAGCCCAGACACTTTGGGTCTCATCCTTACTCAACTAATAGCTCCtcctatgtgaccttggacaagtaactctcctctctgggtctcagcttccCCACTTGTATAAAAAGGAATTGAGCTAGATGATCTCCAGGGGCCCTTGTTCCTCTGACATTCTAGGCTCTGTTAATCTAAATGACTTCATATGTAACCCCTCCAGGAGCTGAGGTGGGGTGAGAGAGTGTGTAGACTACAGGGCTATTGTTTCCATGATATCATAGTAACAACTGGCCAGAGCCATGAACTTGCCTTCCCTCTCTTActcagccacccccaccccacccacagcGGTGGCTCCTCCTCCTGAGGTGGGCCCAGGCTTCCAGATGCACCTACCTGGGCATACAGATTCTGCTGGGGGTAGGCACTTCTGATTGGATACATGGCCGTCTGATAGGGGTTGGGTGATGGGGAGTAGGGGGGTGGAGCAGTATTACTCTGGGTCGGTGGGACCTTGTATGGTGTTCCCGCAGTATATCCTGTACCAAGGCAATAAGAGAGACTTCCAATTAGTTGACAGAACAGCATTGTTGTAAGACAGCAGGTCCCAGTCACGACTCCCCAGACAAGGAGGGGCTTTCCAGGCTGGAAACACAGATGAGAACAGACAGAGAACAAGGCTCCACCCAGAAAGCCCTGGGCCCAGAGG of Mustela nigripes isolate SB6536 chromosome 1, MUSNIG.SB6536, whole genome shotgun sequence contains these proteins:
- the FAM168A gene encoding protein FAM168A isoform X1 gives rise to the protein MNPVYSPVQPGAPYGNPKNMAYTGYPTAYPAAAPAYNPSLYPTNSPSYAPEFQFLHSAYATLLMKQAWPQNSSSCGTEGTFHLPVDTGTENRTYQASSAAFRYTAGTPYKVPPTQSNTAPPPYSPSPNPYQTAMYPIRSAYPQQNLYAQGAYYTQPVYAAQPHVIHHTTVVQPNSIPSAIYPAPVAAPRTNGVAMGMVAGTTMAMSAGTLLTAPQHTAIGAHPVSMPTYRAQGTPAYSYVPPHW
- the FAM168A gene encoding protein FAM168A isoform X2, whose translation is MNPVYSPVQPGAPYGNPKNMAYTGYPTAYPAAAPAYNPSLYPTNSPSYAPATLLMKQAWPQNSSSCGTEGTFHLPVDTGTENRTYQASSAAFRYTAGTPYKVPPTQSNTAPPPYSPSPNPYQTAMYPIRSAYPQQNLYAQGAYYTQPVYAAQPHVIHHTTVVQPNSIPSAIYPAPVAAPRTNGVAMGMVAGTTMAMSAGTLLTAPQHTAIGAHPVSMPTYRAQGTPAYSYVPPHW